In Chlamydia serpentis, the following are encoded in one genomic region:
- a CDS encoding CNNM domain-containing protein, with protein sequence MIPAVLIFLIVCFTLCSGFISLSQIALFSLPTSLISHYKRSKSQKQQRVARLLLHPHHLLITLIFCDIGLNIAIQNCFAILFGDTASWWFTVGLPLAITLILAEILPKAVALPFNTQIASSVAPVVGCFTKIFKPLLHWGISGINYIVQWILSRQHIDIIQPQELKEVLQSCKDFGVVNQEESRLLYGYLSLSDCSVKERMQPRQDILFYDIQTPLENLYLLFSKKHCSRVPVCNDNLQNLLGICTARSLLLHDKKPLLSSDDLLPLLKKPYYMPETISAKMALCHMAAEDETLGMIIDEYGSIEGLITQEDLFEIVAGEIVDQRDNKVLYTTSGADVIIASGTLELRELSEIFDITLPTNNNIATVGGWLIEQMGTIPTTGMKLTWSNLLFQVLDAAPNRVRRIYIRKLYD encoded by the coding sequence ATGATTCCCGCTGTCTTAATTTTTCTGATTGTTTGTTTTACTTTGTGCTCTGGCTTCATTTCATTATCTCAGATTGCCTTATTTTCTTTGCCTACAAGTTTGATCTCGCATTATAAAAGATCTAAATCTCAGAAACAACAGCGTGTCGCAAGGCTTCTCTTACATCCTCACCATTTACTTATCACCTTAATCTTCTGTGATATTGGACTGAACATTGCAATTCAAAACTGCTTTGCCATTCTATTTGGAGATACAGCTTCGTGGTGGTTTACTGTAGGTCTTCCTCTAGCAATCACCCTAATTTTGGCAGAGATTCTCCCCAAAGCAGTAGCCCTTCCTTTTAATACGCAGATTGCTAGTTCTGTAGCGCCTGTGGTTGGTTGTTTCACCAAGATTTTCAAGCCTCTACTTCACTGGGGCATTTCAGGAATTAACTATATAGTCCAATGGATTTTATCCAGGCAGCATATAGATATTATTCAGCCTCAAGAATTAAAGGAAGTGTTACAAAGTTGTAAGGATTTTGGCGTAGTCAACCAAGAGGAAAGTCGTTTACTCTATGGTTATCTTTCTCTTAGTGACTGTAGCGTTAAAGAACGCATGCAACCACGTCAGGACATTTTATTCTATGATATCCAAACACCTTTAGAGAACCTTTACCTCTTATTTTCTAAAAAACATTGTTCTAGAGTTCCTGTCTGCAATGACAATCTTCAAAACCTCCTGGGGATTTGCACAGCCCGTTCTCTTCTTTTGCATGATAAAAAGCCGCTGTTATCTTCTGATGATCTTCTCCCCTTGTTAAAAAAACCCTATTATATGCCTGAAACAATCTCTGCAAAGATGGCATTATGTCATATGGCAGCTGAAGATGAAACCTTAGGGATGATCATTGATGAATACGGTTCTATTGAAGGACTAATCACGCAAGAAGACCTCTTTGAGATTGTTGCTGGAGAAATTGTAGACCAAAGAGATAATAAAGTACTCTATACTACCTCAGGAGCTGATGTTATCATTGCTTCAGGAACCTTAGAACTTCGTGAGCTCAGTGAAATCTTCGATATTACTCTTCCAACAAATAACAATATCGCAACTGTAGGAGGATGGCTAATAGAACAAATGGGGACGATCCCAACAACAGGAATGAAACTTACGTGGAGTAACTTACTTTTTCAAGTATTAGACGCAGCTCCAAATCGTGTCCGCCGTATTTACATAAGGAAATTGTATGACTGA
- a CDS encoding cysteine desulfurase family protein — MIYLDNNATAPPEFGLLEFLHKLFIIDGAYGNPSSVHSLGKKSHHLVLETSQWIQKVFSFEGRVLYTSGATESLNLAIASLPKQSHVITSAGEHPAILESLKQSLLSVSYLKPQKEKCVLTPEQIEEALTPTTSAIILGWVNSEIGAKSDVAAIAQLAKERQLQFIVDATAIIGKEKIVFPCGVTMMAFSGHKFHALPGIGALLIAPGVKIVPQIWGGGQQGGLRSGTENLWGIASLLYVFKYLGLHQDRISQEILIYRNTFENGIKECISNVHIHCENEPRVNNVSAIAFPPLEGEVLQIALDMEGVTCGFGSACSSGATTPFKSLVSMNVDGELTMATLRFSFSHLLSHEEIKRAIAIIKKVVMRLRNS; from the coding sequence ATGATCTACTTGGATAATAATGCTACGGCGCCCCCAGAGTTTGGGCTCTTAGAGTTTCTACACAAGCTATTCATTATAGACGGCGCATACGGTAACCCTTCAAGTGTCCATAGTTTAGGTAAAAAATCTCATCACCTAGTTTTAGAAACTTCGCAATGGATCCAAAAAGTCTTTTCTTTCGAGGGGCGTGTGCTTTATACCTCGGGGGCTACTGAAAGTTTAAATTTAGCTATAGCGAGCCTTCCTAAACAGAGTCATGTTATCACATCGGCTGGCGAGCATCCGGCTATTCTAGAGTCTTTAAAGCAATCCTTACTCTCAGTTTCTTATTTAAAGCCTCAAAAGGAAAAATGTGTTCTTACGCCAGAGCAAATTGAAGAGGCGCTAACTCCTACAACCTCGGCTATTATTTTAGGTTGGGTAAATAGTGAGATCGGCGCTAAATCTGATGTTGCTGCTATAGCGCAGTTGGCAAAAGAGCGGCAGCTACAATTTATTGTCGATGCTACTGCAATTATAGGGAAGGAAAAGATCGTCTTTCCTTGTGGGGTGACTATGATGGCTTTCAGTGGGCATAAATTCCATGCTCTTCCCGGAATTGGAGCTCTTTTAATTGCTCCAGGAGTTAAAATAGTTCCCCAGATATGGGGCGGCGGTCAGCAAGGGGGACTACGTTCAGGAACAGAAAATTTATGGGGCATTGCTTCACTGCTCTATGTTTTCAAATACTTAGGCCTACATCAGGACCGCATTTCTCAGGAGATCCTCATCTATAGAAATACTTTTGAAAATGGAATTAAGGAATGTATTTCTAATGTTCACATCCATTGCGAAAATGAGCCGCGAGTAAATAATGTCTCGGCAATTGCTTTTCCACCCCTTGAAGGAGAGGTTTTACAAATAGCCTTGGATATGGAAGGAGTAACTTGTGGTTTTGGATCTGCATGTTCTTCAGGAGCTACTACACCATTTAAATCTCTTGTTAGCATGAATGTAGACGGAGAGTTAACAATGGCAACATTAAGATTTTCCTTCAGTCATCTTCTTTCACACGAAGAAATTAAAAGGGCTATTGCAATTATAAAAAAGGTTGTGATGCGTTTACGTAATTCGTAA
- a CDS encoding SpoIID/LytB domain-containing protein yields the protein MKILQYVLLGLFFSTSISGTSEVKVSDTFIKQATVVEPKIRILLANESTTALIEAKGPYRIYGDNVLLDTAIQGQRCVVHALYEGIRWGEFYPGLQCLKIEPIDESASLFFNGIQYQGALYVHRKDNHCIMVSNEVAIEDYLKSVLSIKYLKELDKEALSACVILERTALYERLLARNPQNFWHLKADEENYAGFGVTKQFYGIEEAVDWTARLVVDSPQGLMLDAQGLLQSNVDRLAIEGLNARQILEKFYKDIDFVVIESWNEELDSDIR from the coding sequence GTGAAAATATTGCAATACGTACTTTTAGGTCTTTTCTTTAGTACGAGTATTTCTGGAACCTCGGAAGTAAAAGTATCAGATACTTTTATCAAGCAAGCTACCGTTGTCGAACCTAAAATCCGGATTCTTCTGGCTAATGAAAGTACCACAGCTCTTATCGAAGCTAAGGGGCCTTATCGTATTTATGGGGATAATGTCTTATTAGATACTGCAATTCAAGGGCAACGTTGCGTTGTGCATGCTTTATATGAAGGCATCCGCTGGGGAGAATTTTATCCAGGACTTCAGTGCTTAAAGATCGAACCTATAGATGAATCGGCTTCACTTTTTTTCAATGGAATTCAGTACCAAGGTGCACTATACGTTCATCGTAAGGACAATCATTGTATTATGGTGTCTAATGAAGTGGCAATTGAAGATTACTTAAAATCGGTACTCTCTATAAAATACCTTAAAGAGTTGGATAAAGAAGCACTATCCGCTTGTGTTATCTTAGAAAGAACAGCCTTGTATGAAAGGCTACTTGCAAGAAATCCTCAAAATTTTTGGCATCTTAAGGCTGATGAAGAGAACTATGCAGGCTTTGGTGTGACAAAGCAATTTTATGGAATAGAAGAGGCTGTAGATTGGACAGCACGTTTGGTTGTAGATAGCCCACAGGGATTAATGTTAGATGCGCAAGGTCTTCTACAATCCAATGTGGATCGCCTTGCTATAGAAGGGTTGAACGCACGTCAGATTCTTGAAAAATTCTATAAGGATATAGACTTTGTTGTTATAGAATCTTGGAATGAAGAATTGGATAGCGACATTAGGTAG
- the mutY gene encoding A/G-specific adenine glycosylase yields the protein MTKIAFSEQAKNFPVNELKKWFEKNKRPLPWRDNPTPYSVWVSEVMLQQTRAEVVVNYFTQWMKKFPTIESLALAEEEDVIKLWEGLGYYSRARHLLEGARMVMNEFNGHIPDDAISLGQIRGLGPYTIHAILAFAFKRRAAAVDGNVLRVLSRMFLIETSIDLESTRTWISRIAQALLPHKSPEVIAEALIELGACICKKKPKCDLCPVRRSCGAWRENKQLVLPVRHARKKIVFLHRLVAIILYQGSLLVEKRGPKQMMAGLYEFPYSEIESEEALQDIEGFTKKMELYIGSTLQLYGALQEQRHAFTNHKVRLFSLIFTATSLPKLGELHLLSQIDLLAFSSGHKKIKDALLTYLNDAGKKSYRSVDEESCFFSIDKYYSFDGD from the coding sequence ATGACAAAGATAGCTTTTTCTGAACAGGCAAAGAATTTTCCTGTCAATGAGTTAAAAAAATGGTTTGAAAAAAATAAACGCCCACTTCCATGGAGGGATAACCCGACTCCCTATAGTGTTTGGGTTTCTGAAGTCATGTTGCAGCAAACTCGAGCCGAAGTTGTTGTCAATTATTTTACCCAATGGATGAAGAAATTTCCTACTATAGAATCGCTAGCTTTAGCAGAAGAAGAAGATGTCATTAAGTTGTGGGAAGGGTTAGGTTATTATTCTCGAGCGCGTCATCTTTTAGAAGGAGCGCGCATGGTTATGAATGAGTTTAATGGGCATATCCCTGATGATGCGATTTCCTTAGGGCAAATTCGTGGTTTGGGTCCTTACACGATTCATGCAATTTTAGCTTTTGCTTTTAAAAGGCGGGCTGCAGCTGTTGATGGTAATGTCTTACGTGTTTTGAGTCGGATGTTTTTGATTGAAACTTCTATAGATCTGGAGTCTACTCGGACCTGGATCTCTAGGATTGCTCAGGCGCTTCTCCCACATAAAAGCCCTGAGGTGATTGCGGAGGCTTTGATAGAGCTCGGGGCATGTATTTGTAAGAAAAAACCTAAATGTGATCTTTGTCCTGTACGTCGATCATGCGGTGCTTGGAGGGAGAATAAACAACTAGTATTGCCAGTACGTCATGCGAGAAAAAAAATAGTTTTTTTACATCGTTTGGTCGCAATCATCCTTTATCAGGGATCTCTACTTGTAGAGAAGAGAGGACCTAAACAAATGATGGCAGGCTTATACGAATTTCCCTATAGTGAAATTGAGTCTGAAGAAGCTCTTCAGGATATTGAAGGGTTTACAAAGAAAATGGAGCTTTATATAGGAAGTACTTTGCAATTATACGGGGCGCTTCAAGAGCAACGTCATGCATTTACTAATCATAAAGTGCGTTTGTTTTCTCTCATTTTTACAGCAACCTCTCTTCCAAAACTGGGGGAGTTGCATCTTTTGAGTCAAATTGATCTTTTGGCGTTTTCTTCAGGACATAAGAAAATTAAGGACGCATTATTAACTTACTTGAATGACGCTGGGAAGAAATCCTATAGGAGTGTAGATGAAGAGTCATGCTTTTTCTCAATTGATAAGTATTATTCATTCGATGGTGATTGA
- a CDS encoding CNNM domain-containing protein, translating to MTDSSLFWLGVNIVCIVFQGFYSMMEMACVSFNRVRLQYYLTKDHKKARYINFLIRRPYRLFGTVMLGVNIALQIGSESSRNCYRALGISPDYAPFTQIFLVVIFAELLPLTISRKIPEKLALWGAPILYYSHYIFYPLIQLIGSLTEGLYYLLNIKKEKLNSTLSRDEFQKALETHHEEQDFNAIATNIFSLSATCADQVCQPLEQVTMLPSSANVKDLCLTIKNTDIEFVPIYHKARKNIIGIARPKDFVNKILDEALINNLHSPWFITAKSKLIRILKEFRDNRSNVAVVLNPSGEAIGILSLNAIFKILFNTTNIAHLKPKTISVIERTFPGNSRIKDLEKELDIQFPKYPVETLAQLVLQLLDTPAEIGTSVIINNLLLEVKEMSLSGIKTISIKNLLS from the coding sequence ATGACTGATTCTTCTCTATTTTGGCTAGGGGTTAATATTGTCTGCATTGTCTTCCAAGGATTCTATTCTATGATGGAAATGGCCTGTGTTTCATTTAACCGTGTGCGATTACAATATTATCTGACTAAAGACCATAAGAAAGCTCGTTATATTAATTTCTTAATCCGTAGGCCTTACCGCCTCTTTGGCACTGTGATGTTAGGAGTAAATATTGCCTTACAAATAGGCTCTGAGTCTTCTAGAAATTGTTATCGAGCCTTAGGAATTTCTCCAGACTATGCTCCCTTTACTCAAATCTTTTTAGTGGTAATTTTTGCAGAGCTTCTACCTTTAACAATATCTAGAAAAATTCCAGAAAAACTCGCGCTATGGGGCGCACCGATTTTATATTATTCGCACTACATTTTTTATCCACTGATTCAGCTGATAGGAAGCCTTACTGAGGGGTTGTATTATCTTTTAAATATTAAAAAAGAAAAGCTGAATTCTACATTAAGCAGAGATGAATTCCAGAAAGCTTTGGAGACTCACCACGAAGAACAGGATTTTAATGCCATTGCTACAAATATTTTCTCTTTAAGTGCAACTTGTGCAGATCAGGTATGCCAACCTTTAGAACAGGTAACCATGCTACCTTCTTCAGCAAACGTTAAAGATCTATGTCTCACTATAAAAAATACTGACATAGAATTTGTTCCTATTTATCATAAGGCCCGAAAAAACATTATAGGTATTGCTCGCCCTAAAGACTTTGTTAACAAAATTCTTGATGAAGCGTTAATTAACAATTTACATTCTCCTTGGTTTATCACTGCAAAATCAAAACTCATTCGCATCCTTAAAGAATTCAGAGACAACCGTTCAAACGTCGCTGTTGTTCTGAATCCTTCAGGAGAAGCTATAGGGATCCTCAGTTTAAACGCTATTTTTAAAATTTTATTCAACACAACAAATATTGCTCACTTAAAACCCAAGACTATATCTGTTATTGAACGAACATTTCCTGGGAACTCACGTATCAAAGATCTAGAAAAAGAACTCGATATCCAATTTCCAAAATATCCTGTAGAAACCCTAGCACAGCTAGTACTTCAACTATTGGATACCCCAGCAGAGATAGGGACTTCTGTAATTATTAACAACCTACTATTAGAAGTGAAAGAAATGTCTTTATCTGGAATTAAAACAATATCCATCAAAAACCTACTATCCTAG
- the dcd gene encoding dCTP deaminase: MSIKEDKWIRDMALNADMIHPFVNGQVNVNPETGEKLISYGLSSYGYDIRLSQEFKVFTNVYNSVVDPKCFTENIFISITDTVCVIPPNSFALAHSIEYFRIPRNVLTMCIGKSTYARCGIIVNVTPFEPEWEGHVTIEISNTTPLPAKIYANEGIAQVLFFESSTACEVSYADRNGKYQKQQGITIPCV; the protein is encoded by the coding sequence ATGAGTATAAAAGAAGATAAATGGATACGAGATATGGCATTAAATGCCGATATGATTCATCCCTTTGTTAATGGCCAAGTCAATGTAAATCCAGAAACAGGAGAAAAGCTCATAAGTTACGGTTTATCGAGCTATGGTTATGACATCCGTCTATCTCAAGAATTCAAAGTTTTCACCAATGTCTATAATTCTGTTGTTGATCCAAAATGTTTTACCGAAAACATTTTTATCTCTATTACCGATACTGTTTGTGTTATCCCTCCAAATTCTTTTGCTCTAGCTCATAGCATTGAGTATTTCCGAATACCTAGGAATGTTTTAACCATGTGTATAGGGAAATCTACATATGCAAGATGTGGGATTATCGTGAATGTCACACCTTTTGAGCCTGAATGGGAAGGTCACGTAACTATAGAAATTTCTAATACTACTCCATTGCCAGCAAAAATTTATGCCAATGAAGGCATTGCTCAAGTCTTATTCTTTGAATCTAGTACGGCTTGCGAGGTTTCTTATGCCGACAGAAACGGAAAATATCAGAAGCAACAAGGCATCACCATTCCTTGTGTCTAG
- a CDS encoding RluA family pseudouridine synthase → MEKFSWLITEVSRLSSFLRSQLPNHSKKNILSAIREHRCQVNGFVERFESYKIQPGDHVTLSLVTSIQEKLSILWEDDSIIIYDKPPHMTTEQISQATGLFTVHRLDKGTSGCLLMGKSKQAAMELMKLFKQRKIYKQYTALVFGHPKKKSGVIRSYTAPVYRRCGAVIFGSTPPSQGKLTITEWLVMQSYKQYTLMLCKPITGRTHQIRLQMQLLGCPIVGDVDYGPKKQPPRVFRPLLHAQSLEFISPFSNLLLKVSASTTEDPRECARHLLHN, encoded by the coding sequence ATGGAAAAATTTTCCTGGCTCATAACAGAAGTTTCAAGACTCTCCTCTTTCCTTCGGTCTCAACTGCCAAATCATAGCAAAAAGAACATCCTATCTGCTATTCGTGAACACCGATGCCAAGTAAATGGATTTGTAGAAAGATTTGAATCCTACAAAATACAGCCAGGAGACCACGTTACTCTCTCACTTGTAACCTCAATACAGGAAAAACTCAGCATCCTTTGGGAAGATGATTCTATCATTATTTATGATAAACCTCCTCACATGACTACCGAGCAAATTTCCCAAGCCACAGGATTGTTTACTGTACATAGACTAGATAAAGGCACTTCAGGATGTCTTCTCATGGGAAAATCTAAACAAGCTGCTATGGAGCTTATGAAATTGTTCAAACAAAGAAAAATCTATAAACAATACACAGCTTTGGTTTTTGGTCACCCTAAAAAAAAATCTGGAGTCATAAGATCATATACAGCTCCTGTATATCGAAGATGCGGAGCAGTGATTTTTGGTTCAACACCACCATCTCAAGGAAAACTCACTATTACAGAATGGTTAGTCATGCAAAGCTATAAACAATATACTTTAATGCTTTGCAAACCCATTACAGGAAGAACACATCAAATCCGATTACAAATGCAGCTTCTTGGTTGCCCTATTGTGGGAGATGTTGATTACGGGCCGAAAAAACAACCGCCTCGCGTCTTCCGGCCTTTACTCCATGCCCAATCGTTAGAATTCATTTCGCCATTCTCAAATCTTCTCTTAAAAGTTTCTGCATCAACAACTGAAGATCCTAGAGAATGTGCTCGCCACCTTCTTCACAATTAG
- a CDS encoding MazG nucleotide pyrophosphohydrolase domain-containing protein: MKSHAFSQLISIIHSMVIEGRCPWSREQSLLSIVEHILQECQEFHEAVLQGKTAKDIGSEAGDIITLSIILCFLLEREELLAFGDVANGAIEKLRRRAPYLFSKSNEPVSLEEADRLWELAKHLEKNE, translated from the coding sequence ATGAAGAGTCATGCTTTTTCTCAATTGATAAGTATTATTCATTCGATGGTGATTGAAGGACGATGTCCTTGGTCTCGTGAGCAATCACTGTTATCGATAGTAGAACATATCCTTCAAGAGTGTCAGGAATTTCATGAGGCTGTCTTGCAGGGTAAAACTGCAAAAGACATTGGCTCTGAAGCTGGGGATATTATAACTTTATCTATAATTTTATGTTTTTTATTAGAGCGAGAGGAACTTCTTGCCTTTGGAGACGTTGCTAATGGAGCTATAGAAAAATTGCGTCGCCGAGCTCCATATCTCTTTTCTAAAAGTAATGAACCTGTCTCTTTAGAAGAAGCAGATCGCCTTTGGGAGCTTGCCAAGCATTTAGAGAAAAATGAGTAG
- a CDS encoding CT253 family lipoprotein, with protein MRKMLLLLAFLGLLSPTLSSCTHLTTVGSYHPKLYTSGSKTKGVVAMLPVFHRPGKSLEPLPWNLQAEFTEEISKRFYSSDKIFLIKHNAPAQTVAQFYAPITNLPIGIAEQFLPAEFIVATELLEQKTAKEAGIESIMASVRVRVFDIRHQKISLIYQEIIECSQPLTTVANDYHRHSWNSKYFDSTPMGLMHNRLFREVVARVEGYVCANYS; from the coding sequence ATGCGAAAAATGTTGCTATTATTAGCATTTCTGGGATTGTTATCCCCTACTCTATCTAGTTGTACTCACTTAACCACTGTAGGAAGCTATCATCCTAAGCTCTATACTTCAGGGAGCAAAACCAAAGGTGTGGTTGCGATGCTTCCTGTATTTCACCGTCCAGGGAAAAGTCTTGAGCCTCTACCGTGGAATCTTCAAGCAGAATTTACTGAAGAGATCAGTAAAAGGTTTTATTCTTCAGACAAAATCTTTCTAATCAAACATAATGCCCCCGCTCAGACAGTAGCTCAATTTTATGCTCCTATTACTAACCTCCCTATAGGAATTGCGGAGCAATTTCTTCCCGCAGAATTTATCGTTGCTACAGAACTGTTAGAGCAAAAAACTGCAAAAGAAGCAGGTATTGAATCTATAATGGCCTCTGTGCGTGTTCGTGTTTTCGATATCCGCCATCAGAAAATCTCTTTGATTTATCAAGAAATCATTGAATGCAGCCAACCCCTAACTACCGTAGCAAATGACTATCACCGACATAGTTGGAATTCAAAATACTTTGATTCAACACCTATGGGCTTGATGCATAACCGTCTTTTCCGTGAGGTTGTTGCGAGAGTTGAGGGATATGTTTGTGCTAACTATTCTTAA
- the ruvB gene encoding Holliday junction branch migration DNA helicase RuvB, translating into MTHQVAILHQDKKFDVSLRPKGLQEFCGQLHLKERLDLFLRAAVQRGEVPGHCLFFGPPGLGKTSLAYIVANTVGKGLVVASGPQLIKPSDLLGLVTSLQEGDVFFIDEIHRMGKVAEEYLYSAMEDFKIDITIDSGPGARSVRVDLAPFTLVGATTRSGMLSEPLRARFAFSARLSYYSDQDLKKILFRSAHLLGIEADNSALLEIAKRSRGTPRLANHLLRWVRDFAQMREGNCINGDVAQKALAMLLIDEWGLNEIDIKLLTTIIDYYQGGPVGIKTLSVAVGEDIKTLEDVYEPFLILKGLIKKTPRGRMVTPLAYNHLKRDTKNLSSLGEGQ; encoded by the coding sequence ATGACGCATCAAGTAGCTATCTTACACCAGGATAAAAAATTCGATGTGTCTTTAAGACCTAAAGGGTTACAAGAGTTTTGTGGGCAGCTTCATTTAAAAGAACGGTTAGACCTGTTCCTTCGTGCAGCGGTGCAACGAGGAGAAGTACCAGGACACTGTTTATTTTTCGGCCCCCCAGGATTAGGGAAAACTTCGCTTGCCTATATTGTTGCTAATACTGTGGGTAAAGGGTTAGTGGTGGCGTCCGGACCTCAGTTAATTAAACCTTCAGATCTTTTGGGGCTTGTAACTAGTTTGCAAGAAGGCGATGTATTTTTTATCGACGAAATTCATCGCATGGGAAAAGTTGCTGAAGAATATCTATATTCTGCCATGGAAGATTTTAAAATAGATATTACTATAGATTCAGGACCTGGAGCTCGTTCCGTCCGCGTGGATCTTGCTCCGTTTACCTTAGTCGGAGCGACCACTCGATCAGGGATGTTAAGCGAACCTTTAAGAGCACGCTTTGCTTTTAGTGCGAGACTTTCTTACTATTCAGATCAAGATCTAAAAAAGATTTTATTTCGATCAGCACATTTGCTCGGTATAGAAGCCGATAATTCCGCATTACTAGAAATTGCTAAGAGATCACGCGGAACTCCACGATTAGCGAACCATCTTCTGCGTTGGGTTAGAGATTTTGCTCAGATGCGAGAAGGAAACTGTATTAATGGTGACGTAGCACAAAAAGCTTTAGCTATGCTATTAATAGATGAATGGGGATTAAATGAAATTGATATCAAACTTCTCACTACAATAATTGATTATTATCAAGGCGGACCTGTAGGGATTAAAACCTTATCAGTAGCAGTGGGAGAGGATATTAAAACACTAGAAGATGTTTACGAACCATTTTTAATTTTAAAAGGTTTAATCAAAAAAACCCCAAGAGGCAGAATGGTAACTCCACTTGCTTACAACCACTTAAAAAGAGACACCAAGAATTTATCCAGTTTAGGAGAAGGACAGTGA
- a CDS encoding PP2C family protein-serine/threonine phosphatase, whose product MDFDYFGLSDIGRVRARNEDFWQVNLISQVVAVADGVGGHLGGDIASQEAVTSLMELIDEQQLKLMGCEDDQYKESLQKILLKVNDLVYQHGQMEKHLQGMGTTLSFIQFRKDRAWLFHVGDSRIYRIREGELRCLTEDHSLENQLKNRYRLPKQSDKVYSYRHILTNVLGSRPYVMPDIRNLSCEKEDLFCLCSDGLTNMVPDVDIRDILNQPATLEERGNALISLANNRGGDDNATVVLVRMQ is encoded by the coding sequence ATGGATTTTGATTATTTTGGTTTGAGTGATATTGGTAGAGTGCGTGCTAGAAATGAAGATTTTTGGCAGGTAAATCTTATTTCTCAAGTAGTAGCTGTTGCTGATGGGGTTGGGGGGCATCTTGGTGGAGATATTGCCTCCCAAGAGGCAGTAACCAGTCTTATGGAGCTTATCGATGAACAGCAGTTGAAATTAATGGGATGCGAGGATGATCAATATAAGGAGAGTTTACAAAAGATTCTTTTGAAGGTAAATGATTTAGTTTATCAGCATGGGCAGATGGAAAAGCATTTACAAGGGATGGGAACAACCCTAAGCTTTATTCAGTTTCGTAAAGATAGAGCGTGGTTATTTCATGTCGGTGATAGTAGAATTTATCGTATTCGTGAGGGAGAATTGCGGTGTTTGACTGAAGATCATTCCTTAGAGAATCAGTTAAAAAATCGTTATAGGCTTCCTAAACAATCAGATAAGGTGTATTCTTATCGTCATATTTTGACTAATGTTTTAGGAAGTCGTCCCTACGTTATGCCAGATATTCGCAATCTATCCTGCGAAAAAGAAGATTTATTTTGCCTATGCTCAGATGGATTGACGAATATGGTTCCTGATGTTGACATCCGGGATATTCTTAATCAACCTGCCACCCTAGAAGAACGCGGGAATGCTTTAATTTCTCTAGCAAATAATCGTGGAGGTGATGACAACGCTACTGTCGTACTAGTCCGAATGCAATAA
- a CDS encoding CPBP family intramembrane glutamic endopeptidase, which produces MSKLILLFSLGLAALASRNFFVWPTPSGKTPLKLRQVIFGACLLIFSSLVAHSFSMQTAELLSTMTGISLAFTFLFYLLFLPLDITRAVLFSGERPLKSSWRTFGSAIRMWIIIIPITQLLGIMLSKFLTLMIPSEELYSQEVTQEVKNSLPMTKYLIGMILNLGVLTPFGEEIFFRGILQTFLKNKMTRIWAVVCSSIIFSLIHVEQSLGSWIFVPVLFVFSLSAGFLYEKDRHILSPIVLHGLFNLTSLMLLGIK; this is translated from the coding sequence ATGTCGAAACTTATTCTCTTATTTTCCCTCGGTCTAGCGGCCCTAGCTTCTAGAAACTTTTTTGTTTGGCCAACGCCTTCTGGGAAAACACCTTTAAAGCTGCGCCAAGTTATATTTGGTGCATGTCTTCTTATCTTTTCTTCTCTTGTTGCTCATAGTTTCAGCATGCAAACTGCAGAACTACTTTCCACTATGACGGGAATTAGTCTTGCCTTTACTTTTTTATTCTATCTACTGTTCCTTCCATTAGATATCACTCGCGCAGTACTTTTCTCTGGAGAACGCCCCCTAAAAAGCTCTTGGCGTACTTTTGGATCTGCCATTAGAATGTGGATTATTATTATTCCTATCACACAGCTGCTTGGAATTATGCTAAGCAAATTTTTAACCTTAATGATTCCTTCAGAAGAACTTTATAGTCAAGAAGTTACACAAGAGGTCAAAAATTCGCTACCTATGACAAAATACCTTATCGGGATGATTCTAAATTTAGGAGTGCTGACGCCATTTGGAGAAGAAATTTTTTTTAGGGGCATCCTACAGACGTTTTTGAAAAACAAAATGACCCGCATCTGGGCAGTGGTATGCTCGTCTATTATTTTTTCGTTAATTCATGTTGAGCAGTCGCTAGGAAGTTGGATTTTTGTCCCTGTATTGTTTGTCTTTTCTTTATCTGCAGGATTTTTGTACGAAAAAGACCGCCATATTCTTTCTCCCATTGTTTTGCACGGGCTATTTAATCTGACATCATTAATGCTATTAGGAATAAAGTAA